One Hippoglossus hippoglossus isolate fHipHip1 chromosome 13, fHipHip1.pri, whole genome shotgun sequence genomic window carries:
- the LOC117772771 gene encoding mitochondrial uncoupling protein 2-like: protein MAGRGTVDLAPSAAVKVFSAGTAGCVADLVTFPLDTAKVRLQIQGEFKPSVGVQRPRYRGVFGTIYTMVKTEGARSLYSGLVAGLQRQMSFASVRIGLYDTIKQVYSRGSENVGIGTRLLAGCTTGAMAVALAQPTDVVKVRFQAQVRLPEGGSAKRYSSTIEAYKTIAREEGVRGLWKGVFPNITRNAIVNCSELVTYDIIKELILQHKLMTDNMPCHFTAGFAAGFCTTIVASPVDVVKTRFMNSVPGQYSGAMNCALTMLIKEGPTAFYKGFVPSFLRLGSWNIVMFVSYEQIKRAVVRFQQTW, encoded by the exons ATGGCTGGGAGAGGGACGGTCGATCTGGCCCCTTCAGCCGCTGTCAAGGTCTTCTCAGCAGGAACAGCTGGCTGCGTGGCCGACCTGGTCACTTTCCCCCTGGACACAGCCAAAGTCAGACTGCAG ATCCAAGGTGAATTCAAGCCCTCAGTGGGAGTCCAGAGGCCGAGATACCGGGGCGTGTTCGGCACCATCTACACCATGGTGAAAACCGAGGGCGCGAGGAGTCTGTACAGTGGCCTGGTGGCCGGGCTGCAGAGACAGATGAGCTTCGCCTCGGTGCGGATCGGCCTCTACGACACCATCAAGCAGGTTTACAGCAGAGGATCAGAGA ACGTAGGAATCGGGACTCGGCTGCTGGCGGGCTGCACCACGGGGGCCATGGCGGTGGCGCTCGCTCAGCCCACTGATGTGGTCAAAGTCAGGTTCCAGGCTCAGGTGCGCCTTCCGGAGGGCGGCTCCGCGAAGAGATACAGCAGCACCATCGAGGCCTACAAGACCATAGCCAGGGAAGAAGGCGTCAGAGGGCTCTGGAAAG GTGTTTTCCCAAATATAACTCGTAATGCCATCGTGAACTGCTCCGAGCTGGTGAcgtatgacatcatcaaagaGCTCATCCTGCAGCACAAACTGATGACAG ACAACATGCCGTGTCACTTCACCGCAGGCTTCGCCGCAGGTTTCTGCACCACCATCGTAGCGTCCCCGGTGGACGTGGTCAAAACACGCTTCATGAACTCAGTCCCCGGGCAGTACAGCGGTGCCATGAACTGTGCCCTCACCATGCTAATTAAAGAGGGGCCCACAGCTTTCTATAAGGG ATTTGTGCCCTCGTTTCTTCGTCTGGGTTCCTGGAACATCGTGATGTTTGTGAGCTACGAGCAGATCAAGAGAGCGGTGGTGAGATTTCAGCAGACCTGGTAG
- the camkk1b gene encoding calcium/calmodulin-dependent protein kinase kinase 1b — protein sequence MSEDTACRAEPDSEHNGELADLVAAMNMAASRVTPPNGNRPSSSQRLRLSDRKLSLQERGSRIARQPTIETKRVSITDADDCIQLNQYKLKNEIGKGSYGVVKLAYDEDSEQYYAMKVVSKKKLMRLCGFLRRLPPPRSNSQDPLPKAALHLEKVYKEIAILKKLDHHNVVKLVEVLDDPDEDGLHMAFELVTKGPVMEVPTDDPFTEEQARFYFRDIVLGIEYLHYHKIIHRDIKPSNLLLGDDGHIKIADFGVSNEFEGADALLSSTAGTPAFMAPEMMTEHEQAFSGKALDVWAMGVTLYCFVIGKCPFYDEYIVALRKEIKNKPVDFPETPSVCSELQELIERMLDKNPETRITIPEIKLHPWVTEDGLDPLPLEEEHCTALEVTEEEVQNSVKLIPKLSAVIVVKTMLRKRSFSNPFECLGRRAERSMSAPGGLLTGSWGLLKSSPQLHPSLRSNEGSRDGELEDLYEEYTD from the exons ATGAGTGAAGACACTGCCTGCAGGGCAGAGCCGGACTCGGAGCACAACGGGGAGCTGGCCGACCTGGTGGCTGCCATGAACATGGCCGCCAGCCGCGTGACGCCGCCCAACGGCAACAGGCCCAGCAGCTCTCAGAGACTTCGGCTCTCGGACAGGAAGCTGTCTCTGCAGGAGCGAGGGTCCCGCATAGCCCGGCAGCCCACCATCGAGACCAAACGCGTGTCCATCACAGATGCTGAT GACTGTATCCAGCTCAACCAGTACAAGCTGAAGAATGAGATTGGAAAG GGTTCATATGGAGTGGTGAAGTTAGCTTATGATGAAGACTCTGAACAGTACTAC GCGATGAAAGTCGTTTCAAAGAAGAAGCTGATGAGGCTGTGTGGATTTCTGC GCCGCCTGCCTCCTCCGAGATCAAACTCACAGGATCCGTTACCCAAAGCCGCGCTGCATCTGGAGAAAGTGTACAAAGAGATCGCCATCCTGAAGAAACTCGACCATCATAATGTTGTTAAACTGGTGGAG GTGCTTGATGATCCTGATGAAGATGGACTTCATATGG CCTTCGAGTTGGTGACTAAAGg CCCGGTGATGGAGGTGCCGACAGACGACCCGTTCACAGAGGAGCAGGCTCGCTTTTACTTCAGAGACATCGTCCTGGGAATAGAGTACT TGCATTACCACAAGATCATCCACCGAGACATCAAACCCTCCAACCTGCTGCTGGGAGACGACGGCCATATCAAGATCGCTGACTTTGGCGTGAGCAATGAGTTTGAGGGGGCGGACGCCCTCCTGTCCAGCACGGCGGGGACCCCGGCCTTCATGGCCCCTGAGATGATGACCGAACACGAGCAGGCCTTCAGTGGGAAG GCGTTAGACGTGTGGGCGATGGGAGTCACGCTCTACTGTTTTGTCATCGGGAAG TGTCCTTTTTATGACGAATACATCGTCGCCCTGCGCAAAGAAATCAAGAACAAACCTGTGGACTTTCCAGAGAC ACCATCGGTTTGTAGCGAACTGCAGGAGCTCATTGAACGGATGCTGGATAAAAACCCTGAAACAAGAATCACCATCCCTGAAATCAAG CTTCATCCGTGGGTGACGGAGGACGGTTTGGATCCTCTCCCCCTGGAGGAGGAGCACTGTACTGCGTTGGAAgtcactgaggaggaggtgcagaacAGCGTCAAGCTCATCCCGAAGCTTTCTGCTGTG ATTGTGGTGAAGACAATGCTGAGGAAGCGCTCTTTCAGTAATCCCTTTGAGTGTCTGGGCAGACGGGCAGAAAGGTCCATGTCTGCCCCTGGAGGTCTTCTTAC TGGTTCCTGGGGCTTATTGAAGTCTTCGCCTCAGCTTCATCCTTCCCTGAGG AGCAACGAGGGGAGCAGAGACGGAGAGCTGGAGGACCTGTATGAAGAGTACACAGATTAA